AGCCGCATCCAGTTCACGCCTGACCTGATGCCCGCCGACATCACGGGCACGAACGTCCTGGTGGAGCCTGCCGACGGTCGCCGCGGCTTTCGTTTCGAGGCCGGTCCGCTCTTTGCCCATCTGGTGCTGGCGGACGAGATCAACCGCGCCACGCCCAAGACCCAGTCGGCGCTGCTGGAAGCGATGCAGGAGCGGCAGGTCAGCGTGGGCCGCCAGGTCCACGCGCTCGACCGGCCCTTCTTCGTCATGGCGACCCAGAACCCGATCGAGATGGAGGGCACCTATCCCCTGCCCGAGGCCCAGGTCGACCGGTTCATGTTCAAGCTCGTGGTTGACTATCCCTCGGGCGACGAGCTGGGCGAAATCATCGGGCGCACCACGGGCGCCCAGGTCCCCGACGTAACCAAGGTCGCCACGGGCGACGACCTGATAGAGATGGGCGAATTTGCCCGGCGCGTGGCCATCGCGCCGCACGTCGAGTCCTACGTGGTCACGCTGGTCAAGGCCACGCACCCCTCCGACACCCGGGCGCACGACATGACGCGGCAGTACGTCCGCTACGGCGCCTCGCCCCGCGCCGCCCAGGCCCTGGTGCTGGCCGGCAAGGTCTACGCGCTGCTGGAGGGCCGCTACAACGTGAGCTTCGACGACGTCAGGCGCGCGGTGAAGCCGGCCATGCGCCACCGGATTCTGT
The sequence above is a segment of the Chloroflexota bacterium genome. Coding sequences within it:
- a CDS encoding AAA family ATPase is translated as MTTERRAEHLRELAYSIMSEVSRVIVGQTEVIRDTVVALIAGQNVLLEGVPGLGKTQLVRTLSQVLDLSFSRIQFTPDLMPADITGTNVLVEPADGRRGFRFEAGPLFAHLVLADEINRATPKTQSALLEAMQERQVSVGRQVHALDRPFFVMATQNPIEMEGTYPLPEAQVDRFMFKLVVDYPSGDELGEIIGRTTGAQVPDVTKVATGDDLIEMGEFARRVAIAPHVESYVVTLVKATHPSDTRAHDMTRQYVRYGASPRAAQALVLAGKVYALLEGRYNVSFDDVRRAVKPAMRHRILLNFEAEAQGVTSEGVLDQILMTTRPDGG